The following proteins are encoded in a genomic region of Panthera leo isolate Ple1 chromosome F2, P.leo_Ple1_pat1.1, whole genome shotgun sequence:
- the SLC7A13 gene encoding LOW QUALITY PROTEIN: solute carrier family 7 member 13 (The sequence of the model RefSeq protein was modified relative to this genomic sequence to represent the inferred CDS: deleted 1 base in 1 codon), whose product MDKEKIQLKRIFGYCWSTSFLITNVIGTGIFVAPKGVLKYSCMNVGLSLCIWTVCALCPLSMMTTLCSAEIDITFPRSGAHYYFLKRCFGNLISFLNLWTSLFLGPGLAASQALLLAEYSIEPFYPSCSAPKLPKKCLALAVLWTVGILNSRGVKEVTWLQTASLVLKMAILGLISLSGVMLLVRGRKENVERFQNSFDTDFPEASEFIEAIFQGYFAFSGGGCFTYIAGELKKPRKTIPRCIFTALPLVTIIYLLVNISYLTVLTPREILSSDAVAITWTDRVIPSLTWVIPFGISASIFSNLLVNVLESSRVTYMAGQEGQLPLLFNMLNIHSSPFISVLVLVTMASIAIVSTNLTDLINYLYFVVFIWSVLSMIGILKLRYQEPNLPRPYKVFFPLPLVTMAISLYLVLVPLVKSPHMHYIYVCLFVLSGLLFYIPLIYLKLRLVWFEKMTCHLQLLFNICIPDVAEEQMSEVQTF is encoded by the exons ATGGATAAAGAGAAGATACAACTCAAGAGAATATTTGGATATTGCTGGAGCACAAGTTTTTTAATCACTAATGTAATTGGGACAGGAATTTTTGTGGCCCCCAAAGGGGTACTGAAATACTCTTGCATGAATGTGGGGCTCTCCCTGTGTATTTGGACTGTCTGTGCCCTGTGCCCC TTGTCCATGATGACCACTCTCTGCTCAGCAGAGATAGATATAACCTTCCCACGCAGTGGAGCTCACTACTATTTTCTCAAAAGATGTTTCGGCAACTTAATCTCTTTCCTGAATCTCTGGACAAGCTTGTTTCTGGGACCAGGGTTAGCTGCCAGCCAAGCCTTACTCCTCGCCGAGTACAGCATCGAGCCTTTTTATCCCAGCTGCTCTGCTCCAAAGCTGCCAAAGAAATGTCTGGCGCTAGCCGTATTGTGGACCGTGGGAATTCTGAATTCTCGTGGTGTGAAAGAGGTGACTTGGCTTCAGACAGCCAGTCTAGTGCTGAAAATGGCTATACTCGGCCTTATTTCCCTGAGTGGAGTCATGCTGCtggtgagaggaaggaaggagaatgtaGAAAGATTCCAGAACTCTTTTGATACTGATTTTCCAGAAGCTTCTGAGTTTATAGAAGCCATTTTCCAAGGATATTTTGCGTTTTCAGGCGGGGGATGTTTTACATATATAGCAG GGGAGCTGAAGAAACccagaaagacaatcccaagatGCATATTTACTGCGTTACCTCTGGTAACTATCATTTATCTGCTGGTTAACATTTCCTACCTGACTGTTCTGACACCCAGGGAAATTCTTTCTTCAG ATGCTGTGGCTATCACGTGGACTGATAGAGTAATCCCCTCATTAACATGGGTTATTCCTTTTGGTATTTCTGCCTCAATATTTAGCAACCTTCTGGTTAATGTACTTGAATCATCAAGAGTAACATATATGGCTGGCCAAGAGGGCCAACTGCCTTTGCTATTTAATATGCTTAATATTCACTCCTCTCCATTTATATCTGTGCTAGTACTTGTCACCATGGCATCAATTGCCATTGTCTCAACAAACCTCACTGACCTGATAAACtatctttattttgtagtttttatttggtCTGTATTATCAATGATAGGAATACTAAAACTGAGATACCAGGAGCCAAATCTACCTAGACCTTACAAG gtgtttttTCCATTACCTTTGGTAACAATGGCCATCAGCCTATACTTGGTTTTGGTCCCTTTGGTGAAGTCTCCACATATGCATTATATTTATGTGTGCCTCTTTGTTCTCAGTGGACTTCTATTTTACATACCTTTAATATATCTCAAATTGAGGTTGGTTTGGTTTGAGAAAATGACATGTCATTTACAATTGCTGTTTAATATTTGCATCCCTGATGTGGCTGAAGAACAGATGTCAGAagtacaaactttttaa